One segment of Canis aureus isolate CA01 chromosome 27, VMU_Caureus_v.1.0, whole genome shotgun sequence DNA contains the following:
- the ANKRD22 gene encoding ankyrin repeat domain-containing protein 22 isoform X3 has translation MGILYSEPICQAAYQNDFGQVWQLVRDDSACINVRDGFNGDTPLICACRRGHLRIVSFLLKRNADVNLKNRVSPLHKGRNCLHYAVKKRFTFFDYLLIILLMPVLLIGYFLMAGCTPLHYACQMKNQTLVPLLLEARADPTIKNKRGESCLEVARRLRFPQIEAMLRKGS, from the exons CCCATCTGCCAGGCGGCCTACCAGAACGACTTTGGGCAGGTGTGGCAGCTGGTAAGAGACGACAGCGCCTGCATCAACGTGCGAGACGGCTTTAATGGAGACACCCCCCTGATCTGCGCTTGCAGGCGAGGACACCTGAGAAtcgtttccttccttttaaaaagaaatgctgacGTCAACCTCAAAAACCGGGTGAGCCCATTACAC aAAGGGAGAAACTGCTTGCATTATGCTGTGAAGAAGAGATTCACCTTCTTTGATTACCTACTCATCATCCTCTTGATGCCTGTTCTGCTTATTGGGTATTTCCTGATG GCCGGCTGCACCCCGCTGCACTACGCCTGCCAGATGAAGAACCAGACGCTCGTCCCCCTGCTGCTGGAGGCCCGGGCGGACCCCACCATCAAAAACAAG CGAGGCGAGAGCTGCCTGGAGGTGGCGCGCAGACTGCGCTTCCCGCAGATTGAGGCCATGCTAAGGAAGGGCTCCTAA
- the ANKRD22 gene encoding ankyrin repeat domain-containing protein 22 isoform X1, which yields MGILYSEPICQAAYQNDFGQVWQLVRDDSACINVRDGFNGDTPLICACRRGHLRIVSFLLKRNADVNLKNRVSPLHKGRNCLHYAVKKRFTFFDYLLIILLMPVLLIGYFLMVSKTKQNEALVRMLLDAGVDVNATDCAGCTPLHYACQMKNQTLVPLLLEARADPTIKNKRGESCLEVARRLRFPQIEAMLRKGS from the exons CCCATCTGCCAGGCGGCCTACCAGAACGACTTTGGGCAGGTGTGGCAGCTGGTAAGAGACGACAGCGCCTGCATCAACGTGCGAGACGGCTTTAATGGAGACACCCCCCTGATCTGCGCTTGCAGGCGAGGACACCTGAGAAtcgtttccttccttttaaaaagaaatgctgacGTCAACCTCAAAAACCGGGTGAGCCCATTACAC aAAGGGAGAAACTGCTTGCATTATGCTGTGAAGAAGAGATTCACCTTCTTTGATTACCTACTCATCATCCTCTTGATGCCTGTTCTGCTTATTGGGTATTTCCTGATG GTGTCCAAGACCAAGCAGAACGAGGCCCTGGTGCGAATGCTGCTGGACGCCGGCGTCGACGTCAACGCCACCGACTGC GCCGGCTGCACCCCGCTGCACTACGCCTGCCAGATGAAGAACCAGACGCTCGTCCCCCTGCTGCTGGAGGCCCGGGCGGACCCCACCATCAAAAACAAG CGAGGCGAGAGCTGCCTGGAGGTGGCGCGCAGACTGCGCTTCCCGCAGATTGAGGCCATGCTAAGGAAGGGCTCCTAA
- the ANKRD22 gene encoding ankyrin repeat domain-containing protein 22 isoform X2 — translation MGILYSEPICQAAYQNDFGQVWQLVRDDSACINVRDGFNGDTPLICACRRGHLRIVSFLLKRNADVNLKNRKGRNCLHYAVKKRFTFFDYLLIILLMPVLLIGYFLMVSKTKQNEALVRMLLDAGVDVNATDCAGCTPLHYACQMKNQTLVPLLLEARADPTIKNKRGESCLEVARRLRFPQIEAMLRKGS, via the exons CCCATCTGCCAGGCGGCCTACCAGAACGACTTTGGGCAGGTGTGGCAGCTGGTAAGAGACGACAGCGCCTGCATCAACGTGCGAGACGGCTTTAATGGAGACACCCCCCTGATCTGCGCTTGCAGGCGAGGACACCTGAGAAtcgtttccttccttttaaaaagaaatgctgacGTCAACCTCAAAAACCGG aAAGGGAGAAACTGCTTGCATTATGCTGTGAAGAAGAGATTCACCTTCTTTGATTACCTACTCATCATCCTCTTGATGCCTGTTCTGCTTATTGGGTATTTCCTGATG GTGTCCAAGACCAAGCAGAACGAGGCCCTGGTGCGAATGCTGCTGGACGCCGGCGTCGACGTCAACGCCACCGACTGC GCCGGCTGCACCCCGCTGCACTACGCCTGCCAGATGAAGAACCAGACGCTCGTCCCCCTGCTGCTGGAGGCCCGGGCGGACCCCACCATCAAAAACAAG CGAGGCGAGAGCTGCCTGGAGGTGGCGCGCAGACTGCGCTTCCCGCAGATTGAGGCCATGCTAAGGAAGGGCTCCTAA
- the ANKRD22 gene encoding ankyrin repeat domain-containing protein 22 isoform X4, whose amino-acid sequence MGILYSEPICQAAYQNDFGQVWQLVRDDSACINVRDGFNGDTPLICACRRGHLRIVSFLLKRNADVNLKNRKGRNCLHYAVKKRFTFFDYLLIILLMPVLLIGYFLMAGCTPLHYACQMKNQTLVPLLLEARADPTIKNKRGESCLEVARRLRFPQIEAMLRKGS is encoded by the exons CCCATCTGCCAGGCGGCCTACCAGAACGACTTTGGGCAGGTGTGGCAGCTGGTAAGAGACGACAGCGCCTGCATCAACGTGCGAGACGGCTTTAATGGAGACACCCCCCTGATCTGCGCTTGCAGGCGAGGACACCTGAGAAtcgtttccttccttttaaaaagaaatgctgacGTCAACCTCAAAAACCGG aAAGGGAGAAACTGCTTGCATTATGCTGTGAAGAAGAGATTCACCTTCTTTGATTACCTACTCATCATCCTCTTGATGCCTGTTCTGCTTATTGGGTATTTCCTGATG GCCGGCTGCACCCCGCTGCACTACGCCTGCCAGATGAAGAACCAGACGCTCGTCCCCCTGCTGCTGGAGGCCCGGGCGGACCCCACCATCAAAAACAAG CGAGGCGAGAGCTGCCTGGAGGTGGCGCGCAGACTGCGCTTCCCGCAGATTGAGGCCATGCTAAGGAAGGGCTCCTAA